One genomic window of Cellulophaga sp. Hel_I_12 includes the following:
- a CDS encoding DEAD/DEAH box helicase, translating to MAAPLKTQAEILEKLSIKSLNPMQIEALRSIPKTSNTIILSPTGTGKTLAFALPLIESLDPDCENIQALILVPSRELAIQIEQVLRNMGSGYKVNAVYGGRAMSKDKIELKHAPAILIGTPGRINDHFANERFTKDDIKTLILDEFDKSLEVGFEDEMREILKDLNALHKRILTSATQGVSIPEFVKLTNPNILNYLDSKASSLTIKTLISPDKNKLTTLLALLHHLGNQQGIIFCNLKDSIQTVSDFLKKHCLPHGNFNGGMEQKERERSLLKFRNGTYPLLVATDLAARGIDVPEMEFIIHYELPIHKEEFIHRNGRTARVKAEGTAYVLKWKDQALPEFIAETAIADISKQPTKKPVYWETLFISGGRKDKISKGDIAGLFLKQGGITKEQLGMIELKQDCAFVAVPKVLADELVQKLSNTKLKNKKVRITVLEG from the coding sequence ATGGCAGCACCCCTAAAAACACAAGCAGAAATATTAGAAAAATTAAGTATTAAAAGCTTAAACCCAATGCAAATTGAAGCATTGAGGAGTATTCCGAAAACTTCGAATACCATAATTCTTTCTCCGACAGGAACAGGCAAAACACTAGCTTTTGCCTTGCCTTTAATTGAAAGTTTAGATCCGGATTGTGAAAACATTCAAGCTTTAATTTTAGTGCCTTCCCGTGAATTAGCTATACAAATTGAACAAGTACTAAGGAATATGGGTTCTGGTTATAAAGTAAATGCGGTGTATGGTGGTCGGGCAATGTCTAAAGATAAAATAGAATTAAAACATGCACCCGCTATTTTAATTGGTACTCCGGGGCGTATAAATGATCATTTTGCCAACGAACGTTTTACTAAAGACGATATTAAAACCCTAATTTTAGATGAATTTGATAAATCTTTAGAAGTGGGCTTTGAAGATGAAATGCGTGAAATATTAAAAGATTTAAATGCTTTACATAAACGTATTTTAACATCTGCTACACAAGGCGTTAGCATTCCCGAATTTGTAAAGTTGACCAACCCAAATATTCTTAATTACTTAGACAGCAAAGCCTCTAGCTTAACAATAAAAACACTCATTTCTCCTGATAAAAATAAACTAACAACTTTATTAGCTTTATTGCATCATTTAGGAAATCAACAAGGCATTATTTTTTGCAATTTAAAAGATAGTATACAAACGGTAAGCGATTTTTTAAAGAAACATTGCCTTCCGCATGGAAATTTTAATGGAGGCATGGAGCAAAAAGAGCGTGAACGATCCTTATTAAAATTTAGAAATGGAACCTATCCCTTGCTGGTGGCTACTGATTTGGCCGCAAGAGGCATCGACGTACCTGAAATGGAGTTTATCATTCATTATGAACTACCGATTCACAAAGAAGAATTTATCCATAGAAACGGGCGAACTGCACGTGTAAAAGCGGAGGGTACTGCCTACGTATTAAAATGGAAAGATCAGGCTTTGCCAGAGTTTATAGCAGAAACGGCTATCGCTGATATTTCAAAACAACCCACCAAAAAACCTGTATATTGGGAAACCTTATTTATTTCTGGAGGTAGAAAAGATAAAATTTCTAAAGGAGATATTGCTGGTTTGTTTTTGAAACAAGGTGGTATAACTAAAGAGCAATTAGGGATGATCGAATTAAAGCAAGATTGCGCTTTTGTGGCAGTTCCAAAGGTTTTAGCGGATGAACTCGTACAGAAATTAAGCAATACAAAACTGAAGAATAAAAAAGTAAGGATTACTGTTTTAGAAGGATAG
- a CDS encoding DEAD/DEAH box helicase, giving the protein MSKKFSKLGVSEAFQKSLADLAITIPTDIQVKTIPLVLSAKKDIVALAKTGTGKTAAFGLPLLQLIATDSSQIQTVILAPTRELGQQIYANLVSFSKHSPAIKIASICGGTPIKPQIEQLKSTTHVVVATPGRLVDLIQKKAINLKNVAYLVLDEADEMVTALKQDLDPIVAELPESRRTLLFTATMPGAIKQLVQNYLNKNVMHLEADMETIGHQGIDHQYIVVEPIEKLDVLLHFLSSREGEQGIIFCKTKAAVNKLAKNLAINKFSSGALHGSLTQAIRDRVMGQFRDGHLKLLVATDLASRGIDVKNIGFIINYHLPETYDLYVHRSGRTARAGANGLSLTILQQEEEAEIPVFEKELGISFHRIKKASAASIEETNTLLWATRIFKTKPNREVSDDFKNKIKTIFHHLTKEELIEKVLANHLEQHSSVLPKEASLAAKKKK; this is encoded by the coding sequence ATGTCTAAAAAGTTTTCAAAGTTAGGAGTTAGCGAAGCGTTTCAAAAAAGTTTAGCGGATTTAGCCATAACAATTCCTACTGATATTCAAGTAAAAACAATTCCTCTAGTTCTTAGCGCTAAAAAAGATATTGTAGCCTTAGCTAAAACAGGAACAGGTAAAACTGCTGCTTTCGGATTGCCTTTATTGCAATTAATAGCTACGGATAGCTCTCAAATACAAACTGTAATTTTAGCACCAACGAGAGAATTAGGCCAACAGATTTATGCCAACTTAGTTTCTTTTTCTAAACATAGTCCAGCCATTAAAATTGCTTCGATTTGTGGAGGAACACCTATAAAACCACAAATAGAACAACTAAAAAGTACAACCCATGTGGTCGTGGCTACACCGGGTCGCTTGGTTGATTTGATTCAAAAAAAAGCCATAAACCTTAAAAATGTGGCGTATTTGGTATTGGATGAAGCGGATGAAATGGTCACGGCATTAAAGCAAGATTTAGACCCAATTGTAGCTGAATTACCAGAATCTCGTAGAACTCTTTTGTTTACGGCAACCATGCCAGGCGCTATTAAACAATTGGTACAAAACTACTTGAATAAAAATGTGATGCATTTAGAAGCTGATATGGAAACTATTGGTCATCAAGGCATCGATCATCAGTATATTGTGGTGGAACCTATAGAAAAATTAGACGTTTTACTCCATTTTTTAAGCTCAAGAGAAGGCGAACAAGGTATTATTTTTTGCAAAACAAAAGCAGCCGTAAATAAATTAGCCAAAAATTTAGCCATCAATAAATTTTCTTCTGGAGCGCTACATGGTAGTTTAACGCAGGCCATTCGAGATCGTGTGATGGGACAATTTCGTGACGGTCATTTAAAGCTATTAGTAGCCACCGATTTGGCATCTCGAGGTATTGATGTAAAAAATATAGGATTTATCATAAATTATCATTTACCAGAGACCTATGATTTATATGTGCATAGAAGTGGTAGAACCGCAAGGGCAGGAGCAAACGGACTTTCATTAACCATTCTTCAGCAAGAAGAAGAAGCCGAAATTCCGGTTTTTGAAAAAGAATTAGGAATTAGTTTCCATAGAATAAAAAAGGCATCTGCCGCAAGTATTGAAGAAACAAACACCTTGCTGTGGGCCACCAGGATATTTAAAACGAAACCCAATCGAGAGGTTTCTGATGATTTTAAAAATAAGATTAAAACAATTTTTCATCATTTAACCAAAGAAGAGTTGATCGAAAAGGTTTTAGCAAATCATCTGGAACAACACAGCAGTGTGCTACCAAAAGAAGCATCCTTAGCAGCAAAGAAAAAGAAGTAG
- a CDS encoding FAD-dependent oxidoreductase yields MEKRSVKISIIGAGISGLMAAKVLEANGYFATIYEKTDSAGGRVKTDLIAGYQLDHGFQVLLEAYPMVQKYLDLEELALQKFLPGAVIFRNGKQMTLGDPLRDFSLLLPTLGSSIGNLKDKWKIIRLSLSLKSKTIDQIFAEDEMTTKAFLEQKGFSEDMIACFFKPFFSGIFLEPDLATSSRMFQFVFKMFGEGFATLPKNGISAIPAQLLGSLTKSKILYNSTITSLTDVSLNLSDGTENEFDYAIIATEPLFETPKPLDQKVSWKHCDVLYFTAKKRIIEKALIGLIADESALINNIFYHTSLETGTRATDELLSVTVVKEHQLGQEALIEKVQHDLETYCGITELTFVKHYTIPKALPNLQHLKNRLAIEDIKLSDHIFLAGDFLLNGSLNAAMIAGETAALALVKTIENSSSTNSANL; encoded by the coding sequence ATGGAAAAAAGAAGTGTAAAAATTAGTATCATAGGCGCAGGAATTAGTGGCTTAATGGCGGCAAAAGTGTTAGAAGCAAATGGTTATTTTGCCACAATCTATGAAAAAACAGATTCCGCTGGAGGTCGTGTAAAAACCGATCTGATAGCTGGCTACCAGTTAGATCATGGATTTCAGGTGCTTTTAGAGGCTTACCCTATGGTACAAAAATATTTAGACTTAGAAGAACTAGCCTTACAAAAGTTTCTGCCTGGAGCAGTCATCTTTCGAAATGGAAAGCAAATGACCTTAGGAGATCCACTTCGAGATTTTTCACTTTTGTTGCCCACCTTAGGTTCATCTATCGGGAATTTGAAGGATAAATGGAAAATAATTAGGCTAAGTTTATCTCTAAAAAGCAAAACAATTGATCAGATTTTTGCTGAAGATGAAATGACCACCAAGGCTTTTTTAGAACAAAAAGGATTTAGTGAGGATATGATTGCCTGTTTTTTTAAGCCATTTTTTAGTGGAATTTTTTTAGAACCCGATTTAGCTACCTCCAGCAGAATGTTTCAATTTGTATTTAAAATGTTTGGTGAGGGATTTGCTACACTTCCAAAAAACGGAATCTCAGCTATTCCTGCACAATTGTTAGGGTCACTTACCAAGTCTAAAATTTTATATAATTCAACAATTACCAGTCTAACAGATGTATCACTAAATTTATCTGATGGAACTGAAAATGAATTTGACTATGCTATTATTGCCACCGAACCTCTTTTTGAAACACCAAAACCCCTAGATCAAAAAGTATCTTGGAAACATTGTGATGTTTTATATTTTACGGCAAAAAAAAGAATCATAGAAAAAGCGCTCATTGGTTTAATTGCTGACGAGTCGGCTTTAATCAATAATATCTTTTACCACACCAGTCTTGAAACAGGAACAAGGGCTACTGATGAGCTGCTCTCGGTAACCGTAGTAAAAGAGCACCAACTTGGCCAAGAAGCATTAATTGAAAAAGTACAGCATGATTTGGAAACGTACTGTGGAATTACTGAACTAACTTTTGTAAAGCACTACACAATTCCTAAGGCACTTCCTAACCTACAGCATTTAAAAAATAGACTAGCTATAGAAGACATAAAACTCTCGGATCATATATTTTTGGCGGGTGACTTTCTCTTAAACGGTTCCTTAAATGCAGCCATGATTGCTGGTGAAACGGCTGCCTTGGCCTTGGTGAAAACGATCGAGAATTCATCTTCTACGAATTCAGCGAACCTTTAA
- a CDS encoding DoxX family protein — protein MSFYTFLIFFSAISFAFFGIGCFVAPRMKIEFLRYGLSKLRNFVGVLQLLGAIGLAIGYYFSPMLILVSASCLSLLMLLGFGVRLKIKDSLVLATPALFYALLNAYIAFEQWIIL, from the coding sequence ATGAGCTTTTATACTTTTTTAATTTTTTTCTCAGCTATATCTTTTGCTTTTTTCGGCATAGGATGCTTTGTAGCTCCCCGAATGAAAATTGAGTTTTTACGCTACGGATTATCAAAACTGCGAAATTTTGTAGGAGTATTACAACTTTTAGGAGCTATAGGTTTGGCGATTGGCTACTACTTCAGCCCAATGCTCATCTTGGTTTCCGCGAGTTGTCTTTCTTTATTGATGTTGCTTGGATTTGGAGTGCGCTTGAAAATAAAAGATTCTTTAGTGCTAGCTACTCCAGCTCTTTTCTACGCCTTGTTGAATGCTTACATTGCTTTCGAGCAATGGATTATTTTGTAA